From the genome of Vitis riparia cultivar Riparia Gloire de Montpellier isolate 1030 chromosome 2, EGFV_Vit.rip_1.0, whole genome shotgun sequence:
GCGATGGTATACCTGGCGGCGGTCGTGAAGGAGGTTCTGAGGCTGCACCCACCGGGCCCACTGCTCTCGTGGGCCCGTTTATCAATCACAGATACCACGGTGGATGGCTATCACGTGCCTGCCGGGTCCACAGCGATGGTTAACATGTGGGCCATCACACGGGATCCACGAGTGTGGTCAGATCCACTCGACTTCACGCCCGACAGATTCGTGACCACCCCTGCTGACGTGGAATTCTCCTTGTTTGGATCCGATCTCAGGCTCGCTCCATTCGGGTCGGGCAGAAGAACCTGCCCCGGAAAGACCCTTGGCTTGACCACAGCCACCTTTTGGGTGGCGTCGCTGTTGCATGAGTTCGAGTGGCTTCCATCCGACCCAAACCCGGTGGATCTATCCGAAGTGCTGAGGCTATCCTGCGAAATGGCACACCCTCTGACTGTGAGGGTGCGGCCCAGGCGAATATGATAGCTCAGATTAGATTCCAACATGATGTAAATACATGCAAGTGGCTTTAGATCTCAACCGTCcactccacctccacctcctcttttccttttttgtgaGTCGAATGTTTTGCCACGCTAGCTAGCATAAagtgtactttttctttttctttcatgtaCACCATATATGTGGCAGTGTATCCTAAGTCCAACTCCTTAAATCGCATCCTTGTTCTTGGAATCATGTTGACgcaatttaatttaagtaaaaaGACCTTGGGAGATTCAAAATCATCAATAGATTAAACTAAGTTTGGTATAAATCACATGTTTATTGATATAAGTAAACATCGTGAGACAAAAAAGATTGATAAGACAGAAAGCAAACTACTTGattaatattcaaatactaGAAAAATATATCTGTAATAGTAATTATGACTccatattttgaatataataaaagaacTAAGATCCACGTGTCATTCTATAATTTACATAATATGTATCTTATTTTTACGAGTTGATGATATTATTATGTTATAATATTTAGAacccatttgatagtgattttagaaaacatttttaatacttaaaaattttcattattcaaatataaaaaatattaaaattactttctaaAACCACTTCTAAATGCACTAtctaaataatagaaaaaaaaacttacatgAAAAGGCATTATTTTTACACACTTCTACAAGCTTTTGCATTTTATAACCTCTTTTATTAATTGCTATctcttatacttttttttttccactcgatcattttatatatatatatatgtaaaaatgtaaaatagagATATTTGGTCATTAATAACATGTTCTTGGAAGTCGGAATTTGGATGTTTTTAGCCTTGAAGTGGTGTAGAAGAATCTATAAAGTAATAAATCTTTGGTTCGATTTATTATGGGATTGTGTTATAGTTGATACGAAGAAATTAATGTTAGAAGGCATGGGTGTAGAAGCCAATTTTGAGGTAGAATTCTAAGGGTGGTGATTAAATTGGCTGATAGAATAAGGAGAGGCCATGTTAAAAGCGAAGGCAACTGGGGCAGGGTGTTGGCAAGGGAGGGGGGAGGACAGTGAAGCATGCCGATGCTCCAACCTGTCTGTGATGAGGATGACGTGAAACACATGTAATAAAGGCTATAAAGCTCAAGCAACTTGAAAATGGTAGATGGATGGCTGGGAGTGTCCTTGGACGCTGCCGACAAGGCCCATAAATTTATCACCATATAAATTGTTAGACATCCCAAGTACATAAAAGCACGTACCAGTGTCCTTGTGCTTTCTTCCATGTCTACAATCATTCTCCCCCCCtcccttttccctttcttttagTTTTGTAACAATAATATGGGGCGATGTTTATCTCCCACCATGTAAATTATTTaccattttatttcatttgattttaaaaataaaaatattataaaacttttGGAAACAGAGTTAATACTTTTTACTAACGAAAGAATTATAAATCACATAAGATCATCTTTATCTTAGAAtacgtttgatagtgattttagaaactgtttttaatttttataacatttgaaaattttcatcattcaggttttataaaattcaaaaacatttttaataatcacTATTAAACGTATTTTTAGAGTatgtaaattttcaaatataaaaaataatataaacacttcttaaaattattatcaaatagatttttaataaattcttaaattatcaaaacattacttaaaaacatgaaatacaCATGGAATGACATGTGGTATTAAAACAGACACGTGGCTTAAAAGATTTTTAACATGTGGTATTAATATAGACACATGGctaaaaagatttttaatcTTCATCGTTTAGACGGACACATGGAAAAATCTTGACCTTTCAAgctttatattaaaattttaacatttttttagatGATCGGAATGAAAGAAGGTTAACAGAAATATCTCAATcgatttgaaagaaaaatttttagACGGATTCATGAACAAGAACAAAGTTTTAGGACATATACAATGAATGAATCAATCAAAAGCGATTCAATACGCTTCTATTATGAGGAACTTGGAAGTCATTTTCCCAAAAATGAGACTCTTAGTTCTTGAATGTCACATTCGCATTGCACATTCTGACATTCATGTTGCACGATCACGGaggacataaaaaataaaaaataataataaaaagtgcACGTGGGATGCACGTGATGGTGCAACTAGAGTAGTTTTGTCGAGTACCCAAACAGACGGGGCTGGGGGTTCTCTATTGAATAGAGACACCCCCTGATAAGTCCCATTCAGTGGGATCTTGCTGTGTTTGTAGTGTGAGGAGGCATAATGTCAAGTCGAAATCAATGCCCAAAGCTTTGTTGGATCCATTAATAGAAAACTCCAACTCTAGTTCGAGATAGCTGTTTCTGGCTTGGAATGAAATGTAGCTCTCAAACGTCCTAAACAAACCGTCCAAAAATAATTATGGGTTTTCTATATGTAAGTATGCGGTAATGAGAATGAGAATCAGTTAGAATCAACCGGAAATTCGATTCCCACACATGCCACTGTCTCTGCCCCAGCCCTACACCATATCTCCATAGATTCTTTTTTGCCTGTCCCGATAATACTACAAGCTGTGGTTGGTAATTGAGTGGTAGTACATATAATTGTAGGTGTGCACATGAAAGTTGCCCACCTGATTGTATTCTTGTTCAAGTAACAATACAGTAACCATCAAATAATGCGTACAAATCCGGATTCTAGTGCTTGAGAGCCAGTCCCTTTAGCACATCCTCCATCCTCCTCAGTCCCCACCACTGCCCGCTTCTTTCACCGTTTGATGcttggttaaaaatgattttacttgTCCTCGTTTTCAAATCAACCCTATGTAAAGGGGTTGGTTCCTTCCTACTTAAGACTTCAGAGTACTTCCATTGCAATGTTCAAGTGATTGTTAATTATTTGATGATTGAAATTGATGAAATAATCTCTAATTTGTAAGTCTAATcctttatgtttaaaaaatgacCTATTTTAATGTAACATGTTCGACCTCTTTACAAAATTTCAACATGTCCTATTCGGATATCTTCAAAATCTAGTCTGACAACGATGGTTGCTTCAACTAGTACAACATTAGTTGTGACTCCACCAATCGTGTTACCGACATAAACCCGACATCGATTGCGGACCCCATTTTACCAATGCACCTTCACTTCTACAACAATCGAATCATTGATGATATTCTAAAGAATAACCCTTTTTAAAATGAAGGGATGAAACAATTGGATTGCTAATGCACCTATTTTACTTGGAACTTaattgtgaaaaatgaaaattgagtttatattgaaatttggaagaaagttaaaagggtattttttttaattggtcaTTTTTTAGATTGGAACACATGTAAGGTTAGATTTATACATTTGAGaatatttcatccatttttatcaaataacccctaagaaaaacatcaaacaaaatgtttttgtaTAGTATAGAAATGGTCACgtgataaaaatgattttatttatttattgatcgATTTATATTCCATTTTGTTTATTCTAAGTTTCATTCTTTTCATAtctttatttaatgatttaaatataagcatacaaataaattattcatattgAAAGTTCACTAGTTATTGATACTACTTTagtatcttataattttttcaaaataggaTGATGCATGGAACCGCCTAAGATATAATCACCACCTAAAACATAACTATCTAAAACAAACTTACTTGAGAATAAGCACATGTCATAGTAGCTCCCCCTAACCTACTCGTAACTTTCCTTTCAGTGTAACAAATTTACCAaacttgaaaaagaagaagaaactttTTCTATGGTGttcaatatatattattaaaatggtCTACGACATTTTCTCGACACaaattatttgttaatttttttgacaaatttgatcaaataaGACATATGCATGCTATGTTGTTTTCATTGGCATGGCCTTTCCCAATTGGAATATTAACTATTTCAACAAGACTTTGAATTTAAAACATGAAAGCAACGGGCATAGATAAACCCTAGAAATCTGGCACTTAGGATTGGTACATATTTTAGAGGAGTCATTTCAAAAGGATTATCCataaaagttatattattatattgttaATGTAATAGATTATAGGTTTGAACAAATGGAATTGGCTATTGTTATTAGCTTAGCTTGCAAGCACATTGAGAAATTTTGCTTCTTTGTTGGGTGACCATGCCCCCACTTGACTTGAGAATGTGGTGAATTGAGAAGGACTTTTAATGGAGGATTACAAGTAATGAGTATCTTTAATTACCCTTTGAATTTAAATGGAATGTACAAAATCTAGGTGATGATGCCTCTATGGTCTATATATTCTAATGATTCTCAATTTTTGCTTTTGATCTAGATTAGGACTAATAATGGGATGATGGAAATTAATTTTGAGATTGTTATAATGTTATGACCCATACGTCCCAAGATTTGTTGTTAATGGAATATGTCAAATTAAGGCCTCATAGCATATTGTGAACATCTTAAATTTAAGTCCTAATACTTTTTGGATTTACAATTTGCTTAATATGtgtatatattttctattttctatttttaaaattaaaacataatagtaatttttaaaaatataaagtaaatctatattttttttatataaaatattaattttttgtatagaagtttctaatattaaaaacaaaataaataaaaaacgtaTATCAATGATACACTATTTGGGTGTTGGgtaaagtttaatatttattatttaataaattacttaaaacttattacttaattattactttgagtattaaatttgtttgataaaattaacttaaaatttattttaaatcattacgttgacatatttattcttataaattataactagtgTAAAGGAGGTTAAGTAATAATTGAGGTCGCAGAGTAGTAAAAGAGATTATGAAGATAAATAGAGTAAATggggtaaaaaagtaaaatgaagatatgaatttaataataaattaatttcttttatttattacttaaagttattttttactttatatcaTACCagtaagttattttatcaaacatctttaatttacttaatgacttaaaatttaaatcattaaatcactttaaattattaaattgatttaccaaacgCCCActaaattaagagaaaatgaaCAAAACCTCCTAAGTCATAAAATTCTAATGATCAATTatgtattttatgtaaattaacACTAAAACGATAACCCCATTATTTTGACTCGGATAATCTTATCTTTCATTTTATGGTGAGGTTCAAACCCGTAACCTCCTAAAACTTTGAACAATCAAATCTCTTATACCATGTTAAACAGTTTATCTACTTAAAAGCTTAAAAACTTCAATGAATGAAACACGTAAGATAAGTTATAATTGAGACAAGGTCTAGGAGGAAAGATTTCATTCCAAGATCCTTCATAGACAGCCACACTTTGAAAAGAATCATGTTCTAGAGGTGACTTTTACCCCATATAACTAAAACTAAGATGTtggcaattttctaaaaaaaaataaacatgattTCACAGATTTTATTGTCTCCCATGACTCCTCAAAGTCCCATGTGTTGTATGGAACAAAAAAAGGTGTGAATGCAAAGGACccttttttgaagaaaaaggaCTAGTTTGCAACTCAGCATGTACCCAGAACTGGACCCAGTTCTGGAACTTAAAAAGTAAAAGGACTGCTCTGAAATTTAACCATATGGGCCTAGTCAGAGCTTAAATGATTGCaaccctgttttttttttaagctccAATGGGCCTCCTCCACATAAAAACATCTTGGCATGATTGGTATCTCTTAGCCTAGCATACAAGCGCAATGAAATTTGGGCAGATTCAAGCAATTGACTGATTGAGGAAGTCTTTTCTTCCTCTAGACAATAAACccctgttttcaaaaatatttttgaaaaatattttttaaataaaatcattttatgatgttttataaaataaatgactaTTTGAGAatctgaaatgtttttaaccgattttttatatttttaaatatattttaaaaataaattttatgtgcAATGTCTTCATAtttgaacaattattttttaaattagttctaaaaaaataaataaaaataacttaaaataattaaaaaaaatattcttaaaaaacactttgttttttttgtttttttttaaagaatcatattcttttttctattttctaattattaaatatgttttttttattttttttcattttaaagaacaaaaaaactattttaaaaaataattaccaaacaaaccctaaaattCTCTTACATGACATTGAACTTGCTAAAAGAAACTGAAATTTCTTGGCAAAGTCTCatataactcaaaaaaaaaatcccaatttttagtttgatctaaatatttttttaacttgttgAGAATTTAGTGATTGAAATTTTTACTCAAATATTTTTGAGAGCATGTTTTAAAAAGCCCAATTAAATTTCTTGACAAATGAAAATCCGAAGATTCTTGGACCATCAAGGTTTATTGACTAGGGCTTGATACAAGAATTAAGAGAGGGAGAGGTtgtaatatatttgaattaagaGTTTCTAAGGGAGGTATGGTTGCAATATCAATTcgatatatgttaaaaaatgtgATCAATCACATCTCGTTATCAAATATGATCCCATTATCAATTCTTTAACACCCATTATCccaaatatattttgattaatacTTTAATACTTTTATCCCATTGTTGGTTGATagtctgattttttttatatcttggtCTAATTATTTGTACCATCATccaattgaaattgaaatttgtgaCCAAATGCCCTTGAAAAGTGACTTTACTGCCGTCCTTGAAACCACATAAAGGCGTTCTCTAACAACATTTTTGAAAGCGCCATCTCCATAATTTGAATATTCAAATCCAGAGAAGATGTACAACACAAGCTCACTGAGCTGAAAACATGACACATAATAGGCATCACATACTGATTCACCCAACTACGGAACTACCCATAAACAAACTTCACTCTGCAAGCTGGTCTACCGCATTATTTCATTACATGTAACGCCTTGTCATCTCATCCCTGCATTCTCGACAGTGCCTTCTCGAACTGGCTCCATCTCTGCTCCAATGTCCCGCTATACCCAACTGACATTCTCACCAACCCAGGTGCAATCCCAGCCAGAGCCTTCTCCTCAGCGTTCATCTCACTGCTGGTGCTACTCCCGGAGCAAGACATGAGGGTCTCGTAGTAGCCCAAGCTCACAGCCATGAACCCGAACTGGGTGGAGTTCTGCAAGAGGTTCATCAAGCGGTTCGCCTTCTCTTCCGTGCCCATGTCCAAGCAGAGGAGCCCACCAAAGCCGTAGTCGAGGTTGCCAATAGATTTGAGGACGGTGTGGTCTGGGTGGCCTTCCAGGCCTGGGTAGATGACTTTGAGGCCCAGTTTCTTCATCCTCGTGGCGTACTCCAGGGCCCTGCGGCAGTGCTCTTTCATGCGGAGGCCCAGGTGGGGGATTCTCTCTGATAGTTCGAATGCCACCTTGGGGTTCATAGTTGGGCCCAACAGCATTAGGGCACCTTGGTGGAGGTCCATCATGGAGTTCACCAGCTTTGCAGGCCCACACACAGCACCTGGGATTTGGGTTCAGGTTCAGGCCCGCATACAATGAAGTTtgaaaaatgtataatttaatAGTCTTAGGAATTAGGATGGATTTAGTTTGGCACAACCCAAAATTAGATTCTGAAAAAGAGGTACCCATACTTCACAGAATTGGGCTGTAGGACGTTGAGCCCCATGGAACTGTTTTTGGCCCATTGGGCCAAATTACAGTTACAATCGGACCAAAACTCACCTAACAGAGGGCATGTGAGAGCGCTAATGGCACCAGTCACGTGTCAAAAAATCCCAAGGGCGttacacatttttttctttagaataaaAAGAACGGTTCAGATTgctttaaaaaatcatttatagaaaataaatataattaaaattagacaGAGAAAAAGAGTTCCAAAAACTGAGGACGTGTGGAAACTTCCGTACGATATACCTGCGATGATGTCGGCTCCGCCGCtgataaatttggaaatacTATGAACGACAACATCGGCGCCGAGTTTCGCCGGCGACATAACCATCGGAGCGAAGGTGTTGTCGACGACCACTGTTAGGCCCTTATCGTGTGCCACACGGCAGAGTTCAGGCACGTTAGCGACGGAGAGAACGGGATTGGAAATGGCCTCGAAGTACAAAACCTTGGTTCTTCCTTCGATTATGGCCCCGTCCACCATATCGAGATCTTTGATGTCCACAAACGACGTCGTAATGTTGCAGGTTCTTGGGAAGAAGTGGGTGAGGAGGGCGTGGGTGCCGCCGTACAGAGTCCGCGACGCCACGATGTGGTCGCCGCTGCTGCAGAGCTGCAACAGCGCCGCCGAGATCGCCGACATCCCGCTGGAAGTGCAGTACGCCGCCTCGGTGCCCTCCAGCGCCGCCATCTGGCGGCTGAGGTTTAGCACGGTGGGGTTGAAGTGACGGCTGTAGATGAAGAAATCGCGGTCCGGACCCAGCTCACCGGAGAACATCCGCCGCATGGTGTCCGGTTCCATCACCGTGAACGTCGCTGACGCTTCGATCGACATATTCACGCCCCCGTGTTCGCCGAACTCGTGCCGCGCCATCGCCAATGCTGCCATCGGATCTTCCCCCTTGGCCACCGCTGGCAACGATGCTGATTTCTTGGCCAGTAAATGATCTTCATCCTCCGCCCCCTTTCTCTTCTTTCCCGCGTGAACAACGCTCGTAGCCATTTTCAGGGACAGAAAAAATTCACAGAGAAAGACGGAGATGAAGAAGAGTAGAAGAGGACGATGGGTTTGTGAATTCTTGATGGGATGGGTTCTATAAATAGTGGCGGGTCCGATTGATTTTAGCGACAAAACCGGAAccggaagaaaaataaaactacgtaatattatagtatatttaCGTTtgtatttttagtattaaatctGAGAATACGATAAATCCTCAATcctcaaatattagaaaatctctataaattaaatccaaaatatatattaggaaatattatgattaatttattaaattttccatatgaaaaaatttaataattataggATAATACTTGGCCGATAATAAATCCACTAATTGAAAGACGCTAATATCTGTATACAACACAATCTAACTAGAAGTTTTGCTCTTTTGGAAAACTCCATGTGGCCATTtgcaattagcatgttaagtcTACTACTAAGTCTGTAGAAATCATTTGTTAATGGCTTTGAAATAAACTAATTAATGTAACTTTTCTCGATGATTAGACAGGGATTAGACAATGGTCACTTTTAAATTAGACATCATGCAAAGGCTAAATTCGCCGCCATACAATGTTAGATAGAATATTATTTCGTAATAGATGTAttaattcttaataattaaaatatgattaattcatttttcataatttaggATTTGTAATTTTTGGTTTGGCTAAGGAGACATTAGATTCCGTTTGGCATGATATAGTAATCAGATTCACATGCATTGAGATTTAAATATGCCAataaaatgtctttttttttaaaataaaaataaataaaattacggCATTCTTATCCAAAATGGGTATTTTTTgggtaaaaagaaagaaagaaataaagaaatattagatttgaaatttcatgtttattttgttgattttaatcGGTTATCCTAACAAAATTTGGAATAAgggtaaaatttttatttttttcaagtgttataatcctaaaattcttatttttaaaactcaattAATGGAATTTTGATTAGAAAATGTTAGTAGggaatattattatttaattaaaagggtcatccaaaacccaattttataaatttaacccTATATCATGTTTTGACCCCATTTCAACATAAATGTTTCCactattttcttccttttttcaaaaaaaaaaaaaaaaaaaaatcatcgtTTTAGCCAATTAATTTTACTATAAGTTCTTTACCAACTTTGATATCAAAATCTTAGaaattatagaataaatttctttattttttatataataataaaatacctCTCCAATAAgtctacaaataataaaatatttgtggACCTGCGTTTTTGCATGTATGTTTCCACTCAATAGTGagactctttttttatttttttatttaatgaaaaatatgatttttataaaagattttgagttgccatttatttttgttttatttttaaaggaaaacaaaataagaaagaaaacctttaagtgtgactccttattttggaaaagaccgtttatgaaaaaccaaaatcaagT
Proteins encoded in this window:
- the LOC117933763 gene encoding methionine gamma-lyase, which produces MATSVVHAGKKRKGAEDEDHLLAKKSASLPAVAKGEDPMAALAMARHEFGEHGGVNMSIEASATFTVMEPDTMRRMFSGELGPDRDFFIYSRHFNPTVLNLSRQMAALEGTEAAYCTSSGMSAISAALLQLCSSGDHIVASRTLYGGTHALLTHFFPRTCNITTSFVDIKDLDMVDGAIIEGRTKVLYFEAISNPVLSVANVPELCRVAHDKGLTVVVDNTFAPMVMSPAKLGADVVVHSISKFISGGADIIAGAVCGPAKLVNSMMDLHQGALMLLGPTMNPKVAFELSERIPHLGLRMKEHCRRALEYATRMKKLGLKVIYPGLEGHPDHTVLKSIGNLDYGFGGLLCLDMGTEEKANRLMNLLQNSTQFGFMAVSLGYYETLMSCSGSSTSSEMNAEEKALAGIAPGLVRMSVGYSGTLEQRWSQFEKALSRMQG